In one window of Scyliorhinus canicula chromosome 17, sScyCan1.1, whole genome shotgun sequence DNA:
- the LOC119951520 gene encoding gastrula zinc finger protein XlCGF26.1-like produces MDLLLSNSFDILAACVYMSCDCREDEQTDHSTVMQDSIPTTEGVDLEKGKANQQSHEETDKAPQKSRTKWNRPLNLEADCGKNLNQLHSLKKNHTIHRREGLYTCTVCDLSNLENSKGTHSKEKRFECRECGKGFHYPYQLENHQRSHTGRKPWKCGDCGKGFNYPFQLETHQRSHTGGKPWKCGDCGKGFNYPCHLEKHRRTHTGERPFTCPECRKGFSDLCALQVHQRIHSGQRPFTCSECGKGFKDSSALRRHRQRVHTGEKPFVCPVCGRRFACLSYLTTHQQVHSEEKPHTCSECGKGFSYPSLLENHCRTHTQKSPFVCLECGQGFTRSVSLQRHQLLHPEGRPYTCSQCGEEFPQLSILRTHQRVHFRESPFICPVCGKGLSDSYTLRRHQRMHTGERPFTCSSCDKCFTDSSTLLRHQHVHTGERPFTCHECGKGFAQLSNLRTHRHVHTGEKPFTCHECGKGFTQLSNLLTHQRAHTGERPFTCPSCGKDFSDSSTLLRHQRVHTKERPFTCPECGKGFTQSSDLRTHQRAHTGERPFTCPECGKGFTQSSNLSTHQRVHSRGEPLSCPNVREAIR; encoded by the exons ACAACGGAAGGGGTGGATTTGGAGAAGGGGAAGGCCAACCAACAGTCACATGAAGAAACAGACAAGGCCCCTCAAAAGTCAAGAACCAAATGGAATAGGCCTTTGAATTTGGAAG ctgactgtggaaagaacttaaaccagttacacagcctgaaaaaaaatcacaccattcacagaaGGGAGGGACTGTATACATGTACTGTGTGTGATTTGTCCAACCTGGAGAATAGCAAGGGCACCCACAGCAAGGAGAAACGGTTTGAATGTAGGGAATGTGGGAAAGGGTTCCATTACCCATATCAACTGGAAAACCACCAACGCAGTCACACCGGgaggaaaccgtggaaatgtggggactgcgggaagggattcaattacccattCCAGCTGGAAAcacatcaacgcagtcacactggaggtaaaccatggaaatgtggggactgcggGAAGGGTTTCAATTACCCCTGTCATCTGGAAAAACATCGCCgcactcacaccggggagaggcccttCACCTGCCCTGAGTGTCGGAAGGGGTTTAGCGATTTATGCGCCTTGCAGgtgcaccagcgaattcacagcgGGCagcggccattcacctgctccgaatgCGGGAAGGGGTTCAAGGACTCATCCGCCCTTCGGAGGCACaggcagcgggttcacaccggggagaagccatttGTTTGCCCGGTGTGTGGGAGGCGATTCGCCTGCTTGTCCTACCTGACGACACACCAGCAGGTACACAGTGAGGAGAAGCCGcacacctgctcagagtgtgggaagggattcagttatcCATCGCTGCTGGAAAACCATTGCCGCACCCACACCCAGAAGAGTCCGTTCGTCTGCCTGGAGTGCGGccagggattcactcggtcagtcagcctgcagagacaccagctgcTTCACCCCGAAGGGAGGCCgtacacctgctcccagtgtggggaGGAATTCCCTCAGCTGTCCATCCTGCGGACCCATCAGCGCGTCCACTTCAGGGAGAGTCCATTCATCTGCCCTGTATGTGGGAAGGGACTCAGTGATTCATACACTCTGCGAAGGCACCAGCGAatgcacaccggggagaggccattcacctgcagcagctgcgacaAATGCTTCACGGATTCCTccaccctgctgagacaccagcatgttcacactggggagaggccgttcacctgccacgagtgcgggaagggattcgctcagttgtccaacctgcgcacacACCGGCACGtccacactggagagaagccgttcacctgccacgagtgcgggaagggattcactcagctgTCCAACCTTCTGACGCACCAGCGagctcacaccggggagaggccgttcacctgccccaGCTGCGGCAAAGACTTCAGTGACTCCTccaccctgctgagacaccagcgagtccacactaaggagaggccgttcacctgccccgAGTGCGGGAAAGGGTTCACGCAGTCGTCCGACCTGCGGACTCACCAGCGCgcccacaccggggagaggccgttcacctgccccgagtgtgggaagggattcacgcaGTCGTCCAACCTGTCGACGCACCAGCGGGTGCATAGCCGGGGGGAGCCACTCTCCTGCCCCAACGTGCGGGAAGCGATTCGGTGA